GTACTTTTCTAAATCAACAGCATTATTAAATTGATTGGGATTCACAAAAATGCTTACCACTACCCTATCATTCTCCCCTTTAGCCTTATTAACCAAAGAAATATGCCCTTCATGCAAGGCGCCCATGGTTGGCACAAAGCCTATTGATTTACCTTCCGATTTCCATCGAATCATTAAATCTGACATGGCCTGGGAAGTGGTTATTACTTGCATAGAAAAATGGTTGTTAGTAGAAATTTACAGCCGACAAAGAAAAAGAATTTTGTTACTTGGAAAATTTGTGTTTAATTTTGCATAAAATTTAGTTCGGCTCTTTAAAGCAACAACGTAAATGAAGAAAGCAAAAGTTCTTTTTGTATCCCAAGAGATTTTCCCTTACACAGAAGAAACCCCAATGTCTAAAAAAGCTCGATTCCTGCCTCAGGGAATCCAGGAAAGGGGAAAAGAAATAAGAACCTTTATGCCAAGATTTGGTTTAATCAATGAACGAAGGAATCAGCTTCATGAAGTAATTCGTTTGTCGGGCATGAATATCATTATGGACAACAATGACCATCCTTTAATTATAAAGGTGGCATCGATTCAAAGCGCCAGAATGCAGGTTTATTTCATTGACAATGAAGATTATTTCCAACGCAAAACCATGGCCTATGATAAGGATGGAAATTTTTACAAGGACAATGATGAGCGTTCTGTTTTCTTTGCTCGTGGAGTTATTGAAACAGTCCGTAAATTAGGTTGGGCTCCGGATGTTATCCATTGCCACGGTTGGATGAGTAGCATTCTTCCGATGATTGTTAAAAAAGCCTTGAAAGAAGATCCTCTTTTTGCTGATGCTAAAATTGTAGTTTCACTATACGATGATGAATTTCCGGGAAAATTCCAGTCCAGTTTCTCCAAAAAAATTATCATGGATGGAATATCTAAATCGGATGTTGAGCACCTGGCCGATACTGATTATGTAACTTTAATGAAGAATGCAGTTGACTTCGCAGATGGAATTGTCATTGCTTCTCCAACCATTCATCCTGAACTTGAATCATATTCTAAGGCAGCAGAAAAGCCACTTTTAACTTTTCAAGATCCGGAAAATTACCACGATGCTTACAATGAATTTTACGACGAGGTACTTCTTGGCGTAACTGAGCTAGCTTAATGAATTGGTAATAATTAATTTTTCATAAAGAATACTTTTGCGGAGAGAAATTGGGTTTCTTTCCGCAATTTTTTTGATAGATGGGATATAGAACCTTATTGTTTGTGCTTTTTGCCTCCGTTGCATTGTCTTCATGTAAAAAAGAGAGTGCTTCGCTTGGATTGGAATACCTTCCGGAAGGAGATTTGTTGGAAGTTAATTACTCAGGTAACGCTGCTATTAAGGCATTATCTATGCTTGATGAACCTAGCAGCTCCACCACAGCATTAGGAATTCTTGGTACTGCCAATGACCCTGTTTTTGGAAAAACATCGTCTTCCTTGTATCTTCAGGTTTACCCGGTCGATCTCATTTCAGACAGTACTTTCGCCTCAACCTTTGACCAGGCCACGATAGATTCAGTGGTTCTTTCTTTTACCTATGGTTCAATTGGTGGAAGTATTTATGGAAATTCAGATAAATATTCGGGAGCGCAATTGGTTAAAGTGTATCAGGTTTTGGAAGACATGAGCCTGGAAGATGACTCAACTCATAAGTCTGATAAAACTTTCAACTATGACCCTACTCCAATTGGAAGTGGATGGATTTATCCAAATTTTGTGGATAGTGTTAATGTTGGATCCTATATTAAATCACCACAAATCCGAATTAGGTTAAATCAATCGTTTGGCAATTATTTACGCGATGCCGCATCTACTGCCGGTGGAATGAAATTAAAAGATGCCGATACCTTTCTAGAATTTATGAAAGGTTTTTATGTAACAGCCGAAACGCCATCCAATGCTCCAAATACCGGAGGATTCTTCTACCTTAACTTAGGATCTGTATTTTCCGGCCTTACCTTTTATTATAAAACCGCCTCCGGGGTGAACAATGTTTACATGAAAATTCCGGATAAAGGTTCGTTCAACAGCTTTTCACATGACAGCCAAACCCTGCAAACACTTTCCGATTCTGCCAATCTGAATAAAACAACCTGCTATTTACAAGCCATGCATTCCATGAAAACTCGTTTGTTTTTCCCTGGAATTATGGAATTAGCAAACGATGGACCCATTGCTATCGTTGATGCCAAATTAATTTTTACCCCCCAAGAAAACTCCTATTCCATTTTCCGGAGACCTAATAAAATTACTGCTCTTACTCCCAATGAAAGTGGTGTTTTGGAAGGAACAAAAGATGCCTACGAAATTTCGGATCCAACTACTTATGGAGCAGAATTAAATTCGGATGGAAAATACGAACTGAATATTACTCGCTATTTACAAGGATTAACAAAAGCCGGTGCTGTCGACCGAGGATTGGATATTCTCCGTTCAGGTGGCGCCGTTTATGCTGAACGCCTTGTATTTAATGGTCCAAATGCCCCTAGTGAACCTCTATATATTAAACTTAAGTACATCAAAATTAAAAACTAATACCCCTTCATTATGTGTGGAATTGTTGCCTATTTAGGCCAAAAGCAAGCCTATCCTATTTTAGTTAAAGGGCTGAAACGTCTGGAATACAGAGGTTACGACAGTGCCGGAATTGCTCTTCATGACGGAAATCAAATAAAAAATTATAAAAGACAAGGTAAGGTTGCTGACCTGGAAGCTTTTGCAAAAGAAAAAGACCTTTCAGGACAAATCGGAATCGGTCATACCCGCTGGGCTACCCACGGCGTTCCTAATGACACCAATGCGCACCCGCATTACTCCGAATCCAAGGAAATTGTCCTCATTCACAATGGTATCATCGAAAACTATGCTACCATCAAAGAAGAATTAATTCGTCGTGGCCATAGCTTCGAAAGTGAAACCGATACCGAAGTATTAGTGCATTTTATTGAAGAAATTAAGAAAAACGAAAACCTTGATTTAACCGAAGCGGTTCGTGTTGCTTTGAATGAAGTCGTTGGAGCTTATGCCATCGTTTTATTCTCAAAAGATAATCCAAACGAATTGGTTGCTGCCAAAAAAGGTAGTCCACTGGTAGTTGGTTTAGGTGAAAATGAATTTTTCTGCGCCTCAGATGCAACTCCTATTATTGAGTACACCAAAAAAGTGGTTTACTTAGAAGATGGCGAAATTGCTACCATTAACCTAAAGGATGGTTTGAAAATCAAAACCATTAAAAACAAAGACATAACCCCTTCCATTCAAAAATTGGAATTGCAATTGGAAGCTCTTGAAAAAGGCGGTTATGAGCATTTCATGATCAAAGAAATTCATGAACAGGTTCGCTCCATTAAAGATTGCTTACGCGGACGTTTGAACCTGGAACATGGATTTATTCAATTGGGTGGTGTTCAGGAATATGAAAAACGAATTTTGAATGCCAATCGTTTTATTATTGTAGCTTGTGGTACATCTTGGCATGCCGGCTTGGTTGGGGAATACCTAATTGAAGACTTGGCCCGCATACCGGTTGAAGTAGAATATGCCAGCGAATTCCGCTACCGCAATCCTATTATTCACGAAAACGATGTAGTTATTTGCATTTCACAAAGTGGTGAAACTGCTGACACCTTGGCGGCTATTGAATTGGCTAAAAGTAAAGGTGCCTTAATCTTTGGAATTTGCAACGTAGTTGGTTCCTCCATCGCCAGAGCTACCCATGCCGGAGGATATACCCACGCCGGTCCGGAAATTGGTGTGGCTTCAACGAAAGCTTTTACAGGTCAAGTTTCCCTACTTTCCATGTTAGCCTTGTATTTGGCTCAGAAAAAAGGTACCATTCCGAATTCCAAATTCATTCAATACCTCAACGAACTGGATGAGATTCCATTGAAAGTTGAAAAAGTATTGAAA
This is a stretch of genomic DNA from Bacteroidia bacterium. It encodes these proteins:
- a CDS encoding glycogen/starch synthase, coding for MKKAKVLFVSQEIFPYTEETPMSKKARFLPQGIQERGKEIRTFMPRFGLINERRNQLHEVIRLSGMNIIMDNNDHPLIIKVASIQSARMQVYFIDNEDYFQRKTMAYDKDGNFYKDNDERSVFFARGVIETVRKLGWAPDVIHCHGWMSSILPMIVKKALKEDPLFADAKIVVSLYDDEFPGKFQSSFSKKIIMDGISKSDVEHLADTDYVTLMKNAVDFADGIVIASPTIHPELESYSKAAEKPLLTFQDPENYHDAYNEFYDEVLLGVTELA
- a CDS encoding DUF4270 domain-containing protein → MGYRTLLFVLFASVALSSCKKESASLGLEYLPEGDLLEVNYSGNAAIKALSMLDEPSSSTTALGILGTANDPVFGKTSSSLYLQVYPVDLISDSTFASTFDQATIDSVVLSFTYGSIGGSIYGNSDKYSGAQLVKVYQVLEDMSLEDDSTHKSDKTFNYDPTPIGSGWIYPNFVDSVNVGSYIKSPQIRIRLNQSFGNYLRDAASTAGGMKLKDADTFLEFMKGFYVTAETPSNAPNTGGFFYLNLGSVFSGLTFYYKTASGVNNVYMKIPDKGSFNSFSHDSQTLQTLSDSANLNKTTCYLQAMHSMKTRLFFPGIMELANDGPIAIVDAKLIFTPQENSYSIFRRPNKITALTPNESGVLEGTKDAYEISDPTTYGAELNSDGKYELNITRYLQGLTKAGAVDRGLDILRSGGAVYAERLVFNGPNAPSEPLYIKLKYIKIKN
- the glmS gene encoding glutamine--fructose-6-phosphate transaminase (isomerizing); its protein translation is MCGIVAYLGQKQAYPILVKGLKRLEYRGYDSAGIALHDGNQIKNYKRQGKVADLEAFAKEKDLSGQIGIGHTRWATHGVPNDTNAHPHYSESKEIVLIHNGIIENYATIKEELIRRGHSFESETDTEVLVHFIEEIKKNENLDLTEAVRVALNEVVGAYAIVLFSKDNPNELVAAKKGSPLVVGLGENEFFCASDATPIIEYTKKVVYLEDGEIATINLKDGLKIKTIKNKDITPSIQKLELQLEALEKGGYEHFMIKEIHEQVRSIKDCLRGRLNLEHGFIQLGGVQEYEKRILNANRFIIVACGTSWHAGLVGEYLIEDLARIPVEVEYASEFRYRNPIIHENDVVICISQSGETADTLAAIELAKSKGALIFGICNVVGSSIARATHAGGYTHAGPEIGVASTKAFTGQVSLLSMLALYLAQKKGTIPNSKFIQYLNELDEIPLKVEKVLKENDHIKHIASIYKDSANCLYLGRGYQFPVALEGALKLKEISYIHAEGYPAAEMKHGPIALIDEEMPVVVIATKRGHYEKVVSNIQEVKARKGQIIAIINEGDEVVKGMANHYIEIPETEEFLMPLLSVIPLQLLSYHIAVMRGCNVDQPRNLAKSVTVE